Within the Burkholderia sp. NRF60-BP8 genome, the region GAACGAGATCCTCGACGAAATCAGCCACGCCTCGCGCGAGCAGAGCGCCGGGATCGAGCAGGTCAACCGCGCGGTGGGCGAGATGGATCAGGTCACGCAGCAGAACGCGGCACTCGTCGAACAGGCCGCGGCGGCCGCGCATTCGCTGCGCGATCAGGCCGAGGCGCTGCGCGACGCGGTGACGCGATTCGCGCTGCCGGCCTGACGGCGCACCGCCCCGCCCTCACGCCGCGCTGCCCGCCCGCAGCGCGGCCTCGCCGCTACCGAGCCCCAGCCCCGCCGCGCGCTGGATCAGCTCGACGTCGTTGCTCGCGCCGAGCTTCTTCATCGCGCTGATCTTCTGCGCGCTGACCGTCTGCTTGCCCTTGCTCAGGCGCTGCGCGATCGTCTTGATCGGCACGCCCGACAGATACAGGCGAATCACCTCGATTTCGCGCGCCGACAGCTTCACGGGCGTGTCGCCGCGCGTGCCGAGCGCATCGAGCGCGCGACGCACGGACGGCGACAGGTAGGTCGCGCCGCTGTAGCTCGAATGAATCGCCGTGACGATATGGCCGACCTCGTCGAGCTTGCTGACGACGCTCACGCCGCCGATCGCGAAGATCGACCGGAAGATCAGCGGGTTCTCGTTCGCGACCAGCACGACGATCCCGACGTTCGGCCGCGTGCGGCGCAGCCAGTCGAACAGCGCGAGGCCATCCATCTGCTCGTCGCCGCGAATCGCATAGTCGACCAGCACGACGTCGCAATCGACGCCGCCGAGCGATGCGACCAGTTCGGCCGCGCTCCGGTAGACCGCGGCGAGCTCGATCGCGCAGGCGCCGCCTGCGATCTGCTCGATACCGGCCAGCGTCAATGGCCAGTCGTATGCGAAGACGATGCGAACATTGAATTTCCTCATGCGGAGTTCCTGGTGGTTCACCGGCCGCGCCACGCGGAACGCGCGCACCCGGTTGAGCGTTGAAGGACATTCAGGCGATTTTTAGCCTGGATGTCGATTCTATGAACGTATGCCCGCGCGCGATATCGGACGGCGTACGAATTGGCTGCCGAAGGCGTAATACGGGTTTGATATTTGCGCCGGTTCAACGCCCGGCGGCCGGCGCACGACCGTCGCGGCATCGGCCCGATGGCCAGCCTGGCGCGCCGCACGGCCGGCCAGCAGGTAAAATTGCGCGTTTGCATGCCACCCCGGCGCGCCGGCGGCGAGCGACGCGCCGATGCCGGCCGCGCGCCGCCGCCCCGACACCGGCTTGCCCGACCTCCCCGCTTTCCTCATGACCGATTCCGACCTGCAATCCGACGACACCTCCATCCACGAAGACGGCCTCTGGCGCGACAACGGCTGGACGGCCCGCATCATCAAGAACGAAGACGACGACGGCTGGGCCGTCGAGATGGTCAAGGACGGCGAGGCCGAGCCCGCGCTCGTCGGGCCGTGGACCATGGGCCGCGACAAGAAGAACCCGAAGCCGATGGACGCGAATGCGTTCCGCACGCTCGTGAAGACCGCGACCGAAGTGCTGATGCGGCACGAACAGCAGCGGCGCGCGATGCTGCACAAGGAAGTGACGGTGCAGGACGAAGGCGGACAGGATGTGTCGGTGACGCTCGACATCGTGCCGGACGAGTTCGAGCCGTATGCGCAGCTCAAGGCGTTCGATCCGTATGGCGAGCTGCTGGCCGAAGCGAAGGTGTCGGCCGGGTTCAAGCTCAACAAGGCCAGCGCCGAGCGCTGGGCCGCATCGGGCTTCGAGCGGCCGGCCTGACGGCGCGATCAGGCGCCGGCGCCCCGCTCCGCGCGCGCGAGCCGGCGGGCGGCCAGCTTGCGCCGCACGAGCGCCTCGAACTGCGGCGTCGCTTCCTCGGGATCGCGCGCGGCCAGGCCCTGCAGGTTGCGCGCGAGCTGGATCGGCGTCAGCACGAT harbors:
- a CDS encoding response regulator transcription factor → MRKFNVRIVFAYDWPLTLAGIEQIAGGACAIELAAVYRSAAELVASLGGVDCDVVLVDYAIRGDEQMDGLALFDWLRRTRPNVGIVVLVANENPLIFRSIFAIGGVSVVSKLDEVGHIVTAIHSSYSGATYLSPSVRRALDALGTRGDTPVKLSAREIEVIRLYLSGVPIKTIAQRLSKGKQTVSAQKISAMKKLGASNDVELIQRAAGLGLGSGEAALRAGSAA